From a single Arachis hypogaea cultivar Tifrunner chromosome 3, arahy.Tifrunner.gnm2.J5K5, whole genome shotgun sequence genomic region:
- the LOC112787589 gene encoding WUSCHEL-related homeobox 4-like: MEDGGSSRWNPTKEQISMLENLYKQGIRTPSAEEIQQITARLRAYGHIEGKNVFYWFQNHKARQRQKQKQHTLAYFNRSFLHHHHQPAVMCGPYCMVGTMRRIPDNNHSEDETMFDKQQDRTLDLFPLHPTGILEGKKETQDNNNNNMMTMMCSFMAPSSSSSSDTTHDDGHGYRHQQQQLPFFDFFVTSGHGQGSFESG, from the exons ATGGAGGACGGAGGGAGTTCAAGGTGGAACCCTACGAAGGAGCAGATAAGCATGTTGGAGAATCTTTATAAGCAGGGAATAAGAACACCAAGCGCTGAAGAGATTCAGCAAATAACAGCGAGGTTGAGAGCCTATGGTCACATCGAAGGCAAGAACGTCTTCTACTGGTTTCAGAATCACAAAGCCAGACAGAGACAGAAGCAGAAGCAACACACTCTCGCTTACTTCAATCGCtcttttctccatcatcatcatcaacctgcAG TTATGTGTGGTCCGTATTGCATGGTAGGTACGATGAGGAGAATCCCCGATAATAATCATAGCGAAGatgaaacaatgtttgataagcAACAAGATAGAACGTTGGATCTTTTCCCTCTTCACCCAACTGGCATATTGGAAGGGAAGAAGGAAACACaagataacaacaacaacaacatgatGACCATGATGTGCTCTTTCATGGcgccttcttcttcatcatcgtcTGATACTACTCATGATGATGGACATGGCTATAggcaccaacaacaacaactacccTTCTTTGATTTCTTCGTCACTTCTGGACATGGACAAGGATCGTTTGAGAGTGGCTAA
- the LOC112787605 gene encoding uncharacterized protein, whose product MSFIGLGVALSVVFGFLLLALVAELCYLLLWKKKKKEEENTEVEELEKGVLYGVCCSNNNSLSVVVASEEEGNNKGEADLDLENKDVVLKNNGVEESVELELMRLHNLAGPPRFLFTIKEETKEDLESEDGKSRCGGDGRSRRGSRTRSLSDLMVAIDTPFLNSMVSSPLRNSLENLEGFNNPLFESSSPPSSSEFNNRFIRPSSSPPPKFKFLRDAEEKLYRRLMEEAQRKAQQNQNQNQNLVAETTEVKVKDSPNSTTMLSVINNNREREQKQLHQKNLPHFPSSSSQILPLESSPTTLTPVHKPSMVH is encoded by the coding sequence ATGTCTTTTATTGGGTTAGGTGTTGCTTTAAGCGTTGTGTTTGGTTTCCTCTTGTTGGCTCTTGTTGCTGAACTCTGCTACTTGTTgctttggaagaagaagaagaaggaggaggagaataCTGAGGTTGAAGAGCTTGAAAAGGGTGTGCTTTATGGTGTGTGTTGCAGCAACAACAATTCTCTGAGTGTTGTTGTTGCATCTGAAGAAGAAGGGAACAACAAGGGTGAAGCTGATTTGGATTTGGAGAACAAAGATGTGGTTTTGAAGAATAATGGGGTGGAAGAAAGTGTGGAACTTGAGTTGATGAGGCTTCACAATCTGGCTGGTCCACCAAGATTCTTGTTCACAATCAAGGAGGAAACAAAGGAAGATTTGGAATCTGAAGATGGGAAATCAAGGTGTGGTGGTGATGGTAGGAGCAGAAGAGGTTCAAGAACAAGGAGTTTGAGTGATTTGATGGTTGCAATTGACACACCTTTTCTTAATTCAATGGTTTCTTCACCATTGAGGAACTCTTTGGAGAATCTTGAAGGATTCAACAACCCTCTCTTTGAATCATCTTCACCACCATCTTCTTCAGAGTTCAATAACAGGTTTATTAGGCCTTCATCATCACCTCCTCCAAAGTTCAAGTTCTTAAGAGATGCTGAGGAGAAGTTGTATAGAAGATTGATGGAAGAAGCTCAGAGGAAGGCAcaacagaatcagaatcagaatcagaatcttgTAGCTGAAACTACTGAGGTTAAAGTTAAAGATTCCCCTAATTCAACAACAATGCTTAGTGTCATTAACAACAACAGAGAAAGAGAACAGAAACAGCTTCATCAGAAGAATCTACCACACTTCCCTTCCAGTTCATCACAGATTCTTCCATTGGAATCTTCTCCTACAACACTCACACCAGTTCACAAGCCATCCATGGTACATTAG